A DNA window from Maribellus comscasis contains the following coding sequences:
- the murI gene encoding glutamate racemase, translating to MKRAPIGIFDSGYGGLTVLKEIVKVLPEYDFLYLGDNARNPYGTRSFKVVYEYTLEAVKYLFSQNCHLIIIACNTASAKALRNIQQLDLPKIAPERRVLGVIRPSVEKVAEITKNGHVGVLGTVGTVTSESYPIELQKWSGGKVKSTVQEACPMWVPIVENNEIETEGAEYFIKKNIENILVKDKEIDTLILGCTHYPLLINSIQKYVSKGIRVLEQGEIVAEKLIDYLARHPEIDSKISKNATIEFQTTEVANNFEEKAALFLEKEVSAYTIHL from the coding sequence ATGAAGCGAGCTCCGATTGGTATTTTTGATTCCGGTTACGGTGGATTGACAGTTTTAAAAGAAATTGTAAAGGTCTTGCCTGAATACGATTTTCTGTATTTGGGAGACAATGCTCGTAATCCCTATGGAACACGATCTTTTAAGGTGGTTTACGAATATACCCTGGAAGCCGTAAAATATCTGTTTTCTCAAAATTGCCACTTAATTATTATAGCGTGTAATACAGCTTCAGCAAAAGCACTTCGGAATATTCAGCAGCTTGATTTACCCAAGATTGCACCGGAAAGAAGAGTTTTGGGGGTTATCAGGCCCAGTGTCGAAAAAGTAGCCGAGATCACTAAGAACGGTCATGTTGGGGTTTTGGGAACCGTTGGTACAGTTACCTCTGAATCCTACCCTATAGAATTGCAAAAATGGTCGGGAGGCAAAGTAAAATCAACAGTCCAGGAAGCCTGTCCGATGTGGGTCCCCATTGTAGAAAATAACGAAATCGAGACGGAAGGAGCGGAGTACTTTATTAAAAAGAATATTGAAAATATTCTCGTTAAAGATAAGGAAATTGACACATTGATTTTAGGTTGTACCCATTATCCATTGCTTATTAATTCTATTCAAAAATATGTTTCCAAAGGAATTCGTGTTCTTGAACAAGGTGAAATTGTTGCAGAGAAGCTGATCGATTATCTGGCACGTCATCCGGAAATTGATTCAAAAATATCCAAAAATGCAACAATCGAATTTCAGACTACTGAGGTAGCTAATAATTTTGAAGAAAAGGCAGCCTTGTTTCTTGAAAAAGAAGTGTCGGCTTACACAATTCATTTATAA
- a CDS encoding phosphotransferase enzyme family protein has protein sequence MSYPLFEIASQFSINGTVENIEPFGNGHINDTFKISIKETGLSDYILQRKNHYVFKDIAGMMENIIRVTDHIRKKLESQGVGETDKKVITHIQTKTGEYFLKDVEGNYWAVFLFVEGSQSVEKIENPEHAFLAGKGFGHFQQQLADLPGKPLNETIVDFHNIEFRYRNFRKALEVNFQNRISLTQKEIDFVLEHEEEMHTLIRAHRNNEIPSRITHNDTKINNILFDKDGQILCVIDLDTVMPGLVHFDFGDAIRTAACTTEEDETDLDKITLDLEIYKSFARGFLDETKSFLTEKEIELLPHSAKFMTFIMGLRFLTDYLDGDVYYKIKHADHNIERARAQFRLVSEISKKENEMKTVIREIV, from the coding sequence ATGTCATATCCTCTTTTTGAAATCGCCTCACAATTTAGTATCAACGGAACTGTTGAGAACATTGAACCCTTTGGCAACGGGCACATTAACGATACGTTTAAAATAAGTATTAAAGAAACAGGACTGTCGGATTATATTCTTCAGCGTAAGAATCATTATGTTTTTAAAGACATTGCCGGAATGATGGAAAACATCATCAGGGTAACCGACCACATTCGTAAGAAATTGGAATCGCAGGGAGTTGGTGAAACCGATAAAAAAGTCATCACACATATTCAGACTAAAACAGGAGAATATTTTCTAAAAGATGTTGAAGGAAATTACTGGGCGGTATTTCTTTTTGTAGAAGGCAGTCAAAGTGTTGAGAAGATAGAAAATCCGGAACATGCATTTCTTGCCGGAAAAGGTTTTGGGCACTTTCAACAACAACTTGCCGATCTTCCCGGAAAACCTTTAAACGAAACAATTGTAGATTTTCATAATATTGAATTTCGTTACCGAAATTTCAGAAAAGCTCTGGAGGTTAATTTTCAGAACCGAATTTCGCTTACTCAAAAAGAGATTGATTTTGTTCTGGAACATGAGGAGGAGATGCACACACTAATCCGTGCACACAGAAACAATGAAATTCCTTCGCGAATAACACACAACGATACCAAGATCAACAATATTCTGTTTGACAAAGATGGTCAGATTCTTTGTGTGATTGACCTGGATACAGTAATGCCCGGATTGGTTCACTTCGACTTTGGAGATGCCATCAGAACCGCCGCCTGCACAACAGAGGAAGATGAAACTGACTTAGACAAAATTACTTTAGATCTGGAAATTTACAAATCGTTTGCCCGTGGTTTTCTTGATGAAACAAAATCATTCTTAACCGAAAAAGAAATTGAACTTCTGCCCCACTCAGCCAAATTTATGACTTTTATTATGGGGCTTCGCTTTTTAACTGATTATCTGGACGGTGATGTCTATTATAAAATTAAACACGCAGATCATAACATCGAACGCGCCCGGGCTCAATTCCGACTGGTCTCTGAAATTTCAAAAAAAGAAAATGAAATGAAAACAGTCATCAGGGAGATAGTTTAA
- a CDS encoding nucleotidyltransferase family protein — MKPTLLILAAGMGSRFGGLKQVEPVGPNGEAIIDYSIYDAIKAGFGKVVFIIRESFADAFKEKFDKKLQGKIQVEYVYQELDNLPEGFTLPEGREKPWGTAHAILVAKDAVKEPFCALNADDFYGYNAYKVMADYLSESKKESEYSMVGYRLKNTLSDFGTVSRGICDVDREKNLQKIVETTKILKKGKEIVSVEEGGIENQLTGNEIVSMNNWGFKPAIFDILEEKFIDFLKTEIHKPKSEMYIPSVVFELIQEKKVEVQVLEANSPWFGVTYKEDKPFVVEKIRELINKGEYPEKLF; from the coding sequence ATGAAACCTACCTTATTGATACTTGCTGCAGGAATGGGAAGCCGTTTTGGTGGACTAAAACAGGTAGAACCTGTGGGGCCAAACGGCGAAGCAATTATTGATTATTCGATTTACGACGCTATAAAAGCTGGATTTGGCAAAGTTGTTTTTATTATTCGCGAAAGTTTTGCCGATGCTTTTAAAGAAAAATTTGACAAAAAACTGCAGGGAAAAATTCAGGTGGAATATGTTTACCAGGAACTCGACAACCTGCCGGAAGGATTTACTCTCCCGGAAGGACGTGAAAAGCCCTGGGGGACTGCACATGCCATCCTGGTTGCCAAAGACGCAGTAAAAGAACCATTTTGTGCGCTGAATGCCGACGATTTTTATGGCTACAATGCATACAAAGTAATGGCTGATTACCTTTCTGAATCAAAAAAAGAATCTGAATATTCAATGGTAGGATATCGTTTAAAAAATACTTTATCTGATTTCGGAACAGTATCGCGTGGAATTTGTGATGTTGATAGAGAAAAAAATCTTCAAAAGATTGTAGAAACAACTAAAATTCTAAAAAAAGGAAAAGAAATTGTTTCCGTTGAAGAAGGGGGCATCGAAAACCAATTAACAGGAAATGAAATAGTTTCGATGAATAACTGGGGGTTTAAACCTGCCATCTTTGATATTCTGGAAGAAAAATTTATCGATTTCCTGAAAACCGAAATTCACAAACCAAAATCAGAGATGTATATTCCGTCGGTAGTTTTTGAATTGATTCAGGAAAAAAAAGTTGAAGTACAAGTTTTAGAAGCAAATTCACCCTGGTTTGGAGTAACATACAAAGAAGACAAACCTTTTGTAGTTGAAAAAATCAGGGAATTAATTAACAAAGGTGAATATCCCGAAAAATTATTTTAG
- the gluP gene encoding glucose/galactose MFS transporter gives MSTKTTVSAEKKQSYLFPLIIVGIMFFAIGFALGINSYLVPLLNKALHISSGQSYLVIAATFSAFLIFSYPASMLIKRIGYKNTMAISFLMFALGFYLFIPSAKLESLPLFLFASFVSGMGNAFLQASVNPYITILGPLESAAKRMSIMGIANKLAWPISPVFLAIVINKSVDDVMLTDINLPFYIIIGIFILLGLLAYFSGLPEVKAAGEDSDSVEEAPYAAGKTSIFQFPHLILGSITLFLYVGVETISLGTLVDYAVSLNLPNADLYAWIAPIGMTIGYLCGVIFIPKYLSQSKALLISAVTALAGSFLVVFTPAAISIWFIFLMALGCSLMWPALWPLAMADLGKFTKAGSSLLVTAIVGGAVVPTLYGFLKDAVGAQNAYWIAVPCFLFIFYYAISGHKIRTSN, from the coding sequence ATGAGCACAAAAACAACTGTCTCTGCTGAAAAGAAGCAGTCGTACCTTTTCCCTTTAATCATTGTCGGGATTATGTTTTTTGCCATTGGATTTGCTCTGGGAATCAACAGTTATCTGGTTCCCTTACTGAACAAAGCACTTCATATTTCATCGGGTCAGTCGTATTTGGTAATCGCAGCTACATTTTCTGCATTTCTAATTTTTAGCTATCCGGCTTCAATGCTTATCAAAAGAATTGGATACAAAAACACCATGGCCATATCCTTTCTGATGTTTGCATTGGGTTTCTACCTTTTTATTCCTTCTGCTAAATTAGAAAGTTTACCGCTTTTTTTGTTTGCTTCTTTTGTAAGTGGAATGGGAAATGCATTCCTTCAGGCATCGGTAAACCCGTATATTACCATTTTGGGGCCACTTGAAAGCGCTGCTAAACGAATGAGCATTATGGGAATTGCCAACAAACTGGCCTGGCCAATCTCTCCTGTTTTTTTGGCAATTGTAATTAACAAGAGCGTTGACGATGTAATGTTAACTGATATTAACCTGCCGTTTTACATTATTATTGGCATATTTATTCTCCTCGGACTGCTTGCCTATTTTTCAGGACTTCCTGAAGTAAAAGCAGCCGGAGAAGATTCTGACAGTGTTGAAGAAGCTCCTTATGCAGCTGGCAAAACTTCCATATTTCAGTTTCCGCACCTTATACTGGGCAGTATCACGCTCTTTCTTTACGTAGGTGTTGAAACAATTTCATTGGGAACCCTGGTAGATTATGCGGTAAGTTTGAACCTCCCAAATGCCGATCTTTATGCCTGGATTGCTCCTATCGGGATGACCATTGGATATCTTTGCGGCGTAATTTTTATCCCTAAATACCTGAGTCAGTCAAAAGCCCTTCTTATTAGCGCTGTAACTGCTCTTGCCGGTTCCTTTTTAGTTGTATTTACACCGGCCGCCATCTCCATTTGGTTTATCTTTTTGATGGCACTGGGTTGTTCTTTAATGTGGCCTGCATTATGGCCGCTGGCAATGGCCGACCTCGGTAAATTTACCAAAGCAGGTTCTTCGTTATTGGTAACCGCTATTGTTGGTGGTGCTGTTGTTCCAACACTTTATGGATTTCTGAAAGACGCTGTAGGAGCGCAAAATGCATACTGGATTGCTGTTCCATGCTTTCTTTTTATTTTTTACTATGCCATAAGCGGACATAAAATCAGAACATCTAATTAA
- a CDS encoding gamma carbonic anhydrase family protein, translated as MALLKTLNGKTPAIGNGCFLAETATIIGDVSLGDNCSIWFNAVLRGDVHYIKIGNNTNVQDNAVIHATYKKSPTNIGNNVTIAHGAIVHGCTIKDNVMVGMNSVILDDAVVESNTIIAAGSVVTKGTVVESGSVYAGIPAKKIKEISEDLLEGEINRIANSYGMYASWYK; from the coding sequence GTGGCACTATTAAAGACTCTAAACGGTAAAACACCAGCAATTGGGAATGGTTGTTTTTTAGCAGAGACGGCAACAATTATAGGAGATGTTTCATTGGGAGATAATTGTAGTATCTGGTTTAATGCCGTACTGCGTGGGGATGTTCATTATATTAAAATAGGAAACAATACCAATGTACAGGATAACGCAGTAATACATGCTACATACAAAAAGTCACCAACCAATATCGGAAATAACGTAACCATTGCCCATGGAGCTATTGTTCATGGTTGCACAATAAAAGACAATGTTATGGTTGGTATGAATTCGGTAATTTTAGACGACGCAGTTGTTGAAAGTAATACAATTATTGCTGCAGGATCCGTTGTTACAAAGGGTACTGTTGTTGAGTCAGGTAGTGTTTACGCCGGAATTCCCGCTAAGAAAATAAAAGAAATCAGTGAAGATTTGCTTGAGGGAGAAATTAACCGCATAGCAAATTCTTACGGTATGTATGCCAGTTGGTACAAATAA
- a CDS encoding 2-oxoacid:acceptor oxidoreductase subunit alpha has protein sequence MKDAKVIELDEVAIRFSGDSGDGMQLTGTLFSDATALLGNDISTFPDYPSEIRAPQGTVGGVSGFQVQFGQKQINTPGDYAHVLIAMNPAAVKANAKFMKPGGTIIYDSDAFNEKNLNKANFKTDDPFGECNLDDYFKIPVPISSLTKEGLKDFGLDNKSVLRSKNMFALGLVCWMFNRPLDYIEEFIKNKFAKKPVVVESNVKVLHDGYNYGMNMQHMTPSYLVNPANIEKGTYRNINGNHATAWGLLAAAEKSGLELFLGSYPITPATDILSALSERKDLGVKTFQAEDEIAGITSAIGASFAGDLAVTTTSGPGLALKSEAIGLAVMAELPLVIVNVQRGGPSTGLPTKTEQSDLMQALYGRNGESPVVVLAASTPSDCFWYAFKAAKIALERMVPVLLLTDGFLGNGSEPWRIPKMSELPSITPRVAKDAGSFQAYKRDSENLAREWAFPGMAGFEHRIGGLEKNETGTVSHDPDNHQKNTEIREEKVQRVVDMVPDLETCGDDEGDVLVVAWGGTYGHMISTVRELRKEGKNVSLAHFNYIKPLPKNTADVFSKFKKIIVCELNLGQFASYLRDKMPQFEYHQNNKVKGLPFTVNELKQSVYKLLED, from the coding sequence ATGAAGGATGCAAAAGTAATTGAGTTGGATGAAGTCGCCATACGATTTTCAGGTGATTCAGGTGACGGAATGCAGCTTACAGGTACGTTGTTTTCGGATGCTACAGCTTTGTTGGGAAACGATATTTCGACTTTTCCCGACTATCCATCCGAAATCAGAGCTCCACAGGGAACGGTTGGAGGGGTGTCAGGTTTTCAGGTACAATTCGGACAAAAGCAAATTAATACTCCGGGCGATTATGCGCATGTTTTGATCGCGATGAATCCGGCGGCAGTTAAGGCCAATGCAAAATTTATGAAGCCCGGGGGTACCATAATTTATGATTCCGATGCTTTCAATGAGAAAAATCTAAATAAGGCGAATTTCAAAACTGACGATCCATTTGGAGAATGCAACCTTGATGATTATTTTAAAATTCCGGTTCCGATTTCGAGCTTAACCAAAGAAGGATTAAAAGATTTTGGTCTGGATAACAAAAGTGTTTTACGAAGCAAAAATATGTTTGCTTTAGGTTTGGTTTGCTGGATGTTTAATCGCCCGCTCGATTACATCGAAGAGTTTATCAAAAATAAATTTGCCAAGAAACCAGTTGTGGTTGAGTCAAATGTTAAGGTGTTGCATGACGGTTACAACTACGGAATGAACATGCAGCATATGACTCCGAGTTATCTGGTAAATCCGGCAAATATTGAAAAAGGGACATACAGAAATATTAACGGAAACCATGCTACAGCCTGGGGACTGCTTGCTGCCGCTGAGAAATCGGGCCTGGAACTGTTTTTAGGCTCGTATCCGATTACTCCAGCAACTGATATTTTATCGGCACTCTCGGAAAGAAAAGACTTAGGTGTAAAAACATTTCAGGCGGAAGATGAAATTGCCGGTATAACATCGGCGATAGGAGCTTCTTTTGCCGGCGACCTGGCTGTGACCACTACATCCGGTCCGGGGCTCGCATTAAAATCGGAAGCCATCGGTTTGGCAGTTATGGCAGAGCTTCCGCTGGTAATTGTTAATGTTCAAAGAGGTGGTCCTTCAACCGGACTTCCAACCAAAACAGAACAGTCTGATTTAATGCAGGCTTTGTATGGGCGAAATGGTGAAAGTCCGGTTGTTGTATTAGCCGCAAGTACTCCTTCCGATTGTTTCTGGTACGCTTTTAAAGCAGCAAAAATTGCATTGGAAAGAATGGTTCCGGTTCTGCTTTTAACCGATGGTTTTTTGGGAAATGGAAGTGAACCATGGAGAATTCCAAAAATGTCGGAACTTCCGTCGATTACTCCACGGGTAGCAAAAGACGCCGGGAGTTTCCAGGCCTACAAACGTGATTCTGAAAACCTGGCCCGCGAATGGGCTTTCCCGGGAATGGCAGGTTTTGAGCATAGAATTGGTGGCCTGGAAAAGAATGAGACAGGCACTGTAAGTCATGATCCGGATAACCATCAAAAAAACACTGAGATTCGTGAAGAGAAAGTTCAGAGAGTGGTAGACATGGTTCCGGATTTGGAAACATGCGGTGACGATGAAGGAGACGTTTTGGTTGTTGCCTGGGGCGGAACATACGGGCACATGATAAGTACAGTTCGCGAACTCAGAAAAGAAGGTAAAAATGTGAGCCTTGCTCATTTTAATTATATCAAACCTCTTCCCAAGAATACTGCTGATGTATTCAGTAAGTTCAAAAAAATTATTGTATGTGAGTTGAATCTTGGGCAGTTTGCTTCCTATCTGCGGGACAAAATGCCGCAATTTGAATACCACCAAAACAATAAAGTAAAAGGCTTACCATTTACTGTGAATGAATTGAAACAGAGCGTTTACAAATTACTGGAGGATTAA
- a CDS encoding 2-oxoacid:ferredoxin oxidoreductase subunit beta: MTDLKYTIKDFKSENEVRWCPGCGDYAIMNAVQRTMAGMGIPREKFAVISGIGCSSRFPYYMSTFGFHTIHGRAAAVASGVKAANPDLSVWVITGDGDAMAIGGNHFIHLIRRNMDLNLVLFNNRIYGLTKGQYSPTSDRGVKTKTSPFGTVEDPFVPGQLVIGARGTFFARSIDSNIKLSQEVFDGAAKHKGTSVVEVLQNCVIFNNGIHNAITDPNHRADRQLILEHGKPMLFGEENEKGIIFDKGKLKVAKVGENGVTRDDVLVHDANEPDPTIHMALINMQLPDFPVAFGVIRSVSAPVYDVEMEAQIKTVQQTRKIKNVDELLSSGNTWEVTTENGLTGKDCSKFEFK, translated from the coding sequence ATGACAGATTTAAAATATACCATAAAAGATTTTAAAAGCGAAAATGAAGTTCGCTGGTGTCCGGGGTGTGGTGACTATGCAATTATGAATGCTGTTCAACGGACTATGGCCGGAATGGGAATCCCGCGTGAAAAGTTTGCTGTTATTTCCGGTATCGGGTGTTCTTCCAGGTTTCCCTATTATATGAGCACGTTCGGATTTCATACTATTCACGGGCGTGCTGCAGCTGTTGCCTCCGGTGTAAAAGCTGCAAATCCCGATTTAAGCGTTTGGGTAATAACAGGCGATGGCGATGCAATGGCAATCGGGGGAAATCATTTTATCCATTTGATCCGCAGAAATATGGATCTAAATCTTGTTCTTTTTAATAACAGAATTTATGGTTTGACAAAAGGACAATATTCTCCAACATCAGATCGTGGAGTTAAAACAAAAACATCTCCTTTTGGTACTGTTGAAGATCCATTTGTGCCGGGACAGTTGGTAATTGGAGCAAGAGGAACATTCTTTGCGCGCTCCATTGATAGTAATATTAAATTGAGCCAGGAAGTTTTTGACGGTGCAGCAAAACATAAAGGTACCTCGGTAGTTGAAGTACTTCAGAATTGTGTCATCTTTAATAATGGAATTCACAATGCAATAACAGATCCGAATCACAGGGCCGATCGGCAGCTGATCCTTGAACATGGAAAACCCATGCTTTTTGGTGAGGAAAATGAAAAGGGAATTATTTTCGATAAAGGAAAGTTGAAAGTGGCCAAAGTTGGAGAAAATGGTGTGACAAGGGACGATGTGCTTGTACATGACGCGAATGAGCCGGATCCGACCATACACATGGCGTTAATTAATATGCAGTTGCCTGATTTTCCGGTAGCATTTGGTGTAATCAGGAGTGTATCTGCACCGGTTTATGATGTTGAAATGGAGGCGCAGATTAAAACTGTTCAGCAAACCAGAAAAATTAAAAATGTAGATGAGTTACTGAGCTCAGGAAATACTTGGGAAGTGACGACCGAGAATGGATTAACCGGTAAAGATTGTTCAAAATTTGAGTTTAAATAA
- a CDS encoding aminotransferase class IV family protein has translation MSPLFETIKCKDGKSFHLKWHNARMNSARKEAFQTSEEINLSDHIKIPEHCKAGLFRCRVTYSEQIEKIEFLPHRYRKIESLKLIEDNEIDYHLKYANRSALQELFERRKDCDDILIVSKGYITDSFTANVIFFDGKKWWTPDAPLLKGTQRERLLYKRKIEVCKISPEDLNRYTKAGLINALQDFENMPVIKKENIKF, from the coding sequence ATGTCCCCATTGTTTGAAACCATAAAATGTAAGGACGGAAAATCATTTCATCTAAAATGGCACAACGCAAGAATGAACAGTGCCAGAAAAGAAGCATTTCAAACTTCTGAGGAAATTAATTTATCGGACCATATAAAAATTCCTGAACACTGCAAAGCCGGACTTTTCCGTTGCAGAGTAACTTATTCGGAACAGATTGAAAAAATTGAATTTTTACCTCATCGTTACAGAAAAATTGAGAGCCTGAAATTGATTGAAGATAACGAGATAGATTATCATTTAAAATATGCAAACCGAAGCGCACTTCAGGAATTATTTGAAAGAAGAAAAGATTGTGACGATATTCTTATTGTCAGTAAAGGATATATTACCGACAGCTTTACAGCGAACGTCATATTTTTTGATGGCAAAAAATGGTGGACACCAGACGCTCCACTACTAAAAGGGACCCAACGCGAACGACTGTTATATAAAAGAAAAATTGAGGTATGCAAAATCTCACCTGAAGACCTCAACAGATACACAAAAGCCGGGCTAATAAACGCTTTACAAGACTTTGAAAATATGCCGGTAATAAAAAAGGAGAACATAAAATTTTAA
- a CDS encoding aminodeoxychorismate synthase component I — MVYLLNFDTIFREQNFIPLLQIMKKKGDIKNQMNRMGKSGEAFIFLIDFEMKNAVVSALPESSEKIWFKIPGHSNIPFSTSGKSLQKWKTKPVTFEKYKAGFDLIKQHIFGGDTYLLNYTQPTEIETNLTLDDIFYLSSAKYKILLKNQFVCFSPETFIKIENGKVFSFPMKGTIDAAIKNSEKKILEDTKEKAEHNTIVDLIRNDLSLIAENVSVDKFRYLELIKTNQKNLWQVSSQISGDLPKDYCENIGNIIFSQLPAGSVSGAPKKKTVEIIKNTEKYDRGYYTGVFGYFNGKNLDSCVLIRFIENINGRLFYKSGGGITFMSELENEYEELLKKVYVPIV; from the coding sequence ATGGTTTACCTACTGAATTTTGACACCATTTTCAGGGAACAAAATTTTATACCTTTGCTGCAAATCATGAAAAAAAAGGGCGACATAAAAAATCAGATGAATCGAATGGGGAAAAGTGGGGAAGCTTTCATTTTTCTGATTGATTTTGAAATGAAAAACGCAGTTGTAAGCGCTTTACCAGAATCATCAGAAAAAATATGGTTTAAAATTCCAGGTCATTCAAATATACCCTTTTCAACAAGCGGGAAGAGTCTGCAAAAATGGAAAACCAAACCTGTGACATTTGAAAAATACAAAGCAGGATTTGATTTGATAAAACAACATATCTTCGGTGGAGACACCTATTTACTCAACTATACTCAACCAACGGAAATTGAAACTAACCTGACATTGGATGACATTTTTTATTTAAGTTCAGCGAAATACAAAATCCTGTTAAAAAATCAGTTTGTTTGCTTTTCTCCGGAGACATTTATAAAAATAGAAAATGGAAAAGTTTTTTCTTTTCCAATGAAAGGAACGATTGATGCAGCAATTAAAAACTCCGAAAAAAAAATTCTGGAAGATACCAAAGAGAAAGCAGAACATAATACGATTGTCGATCTCATCAGAAACGATTTAAGCCTTATTGCCGAAAATGTCTCGGTTGACAAATTCCGTTATCTTGAACTGATAAAAACCAACCAAAAAAATCTCTGGCAGGTTAGTTCCCAGATCTCAGGAGACCTTCCCAAAGACTATTGCGAAAATATTGGAAACATTATTTTTTCTCAATTGCCGGCAGGTTCTGTTTCCGGAGCACCAAAGAAAAAAACGGTGGAAATTATAAAAAATACCGAAAAATACGATCGTGGTTATTACACCGGGGTGTTTGGTTATTTTAATGGTAAAAACCTGGATTCCTGCGTTCTTATTCGCTTTATTGAAAATATAAACGGACGGTTATTTTACAAAAGTGGCGGGGGAATTACTTTTATGAGCGAATTGGAAAATGAATATGAAGAATTACTAAAAAAAGTCTATGTCCCCATTGTTTGA
- a CDS encoding YggS family pyridoxal phosphate-dependent enzyme, whose protein sequence is MDIAKKISEIKQTLPEEVKLVAVSKTKPNEDIMVAYSSGHKVFGENKVQDLTKKYEELPKDIEWHFIGHLQRNKVKYIAPFVYLIHGVDSVKLLKEINKQGAKNKRIISCLLQFHIAEEETKFGLSVEEAKELLSSEQYKAFENIQIKGVMGMATYTENESQVAKEFRMLKNIFNTLKNEYFSDTKDFCEISMGMSDDYSLAVKEGSTMVRIGSKIFGARNY, encoded by the coding sequence ATGGATATAGCAAAGAAGATTTCTGAAATAAAACAAACTTTGCCTGAAGAAGTTAAACTTGTAGCGGTGTCGAAAACAAAGCCCAATGAAGATATTATGGTTGCTTATTCTTCTGGTCATAAGGTTTTTGGCGAAAATAAAGTCCAGGATTTAACTAAAAAGTATGAAGAATTGCCCAAAGATATTGAGTGGCATTTTATTGGCCATCTGCAGAGGAATAAAGTAAAATATATTGCTCCGTTTGTTTATTTAATTCATGGTGTGGATTCGGTAAAACTCTTAAAGGAAATAAATAAACAGGGAGCAAAGAACAAAAGAATAATTTCGTGCTTGCTACAATTTCATATAGCCGAGGAAGAAACCAAATTTGGTCTTTCTGTTGAGGAGGCTAAGGAATTGTTAAGCTCAGAACAATATAAGGCGTTTGAGAATATTCAAATAAAAGGCGTTATGGGGATGGCAACCTACACGGAAAACGAAAGCCAGGTAGCAAAAGAGTTTAGAATGCTAAAAAATATTTTTAATACGCTAAAAAATGAATACTTTTCCGACACCAAAGATTTTTGCGAGATTTCAATGGGAATGTCTGACGATTATTCGTTAGCGGTAAAAGAGGGGAGTACAATGGTGCGAATTGGAAGTAAAATTTTTGGCGCCCGTAATTATTAG